Sequence from the Frankiales bacterium genome:
GTCGCGACGTAGGACTGCACACCTCCCGGTAGGCCGCTGCAATAGTCGGTGGCACACAACGGAAGGCGTGATGATGGATCGTGAGGAACTGGCCGGGTTGCCGGCCTTGCTGGATGTGCCTGAGGCCGCGCGTGTCCTGGGGATCGGTCGCTCGTTGGCGTACGAGCTGGTGCGTCGCGGGGAGTGGCCGACTGCAGTTCTGCGGGTCGGTCGGTTGATCAAGATCCCCAGCGGCCCGCTCGTGCGGCTCGTCGAGAACGGCGTGGAGACTGCTACGGCGAGTGCGTCTGCCGTAAGCGCGCTTAGTCCGTACCGTCCCTGAACAGGGACGGTACGGACTGCGCCTTGATGCGTCGGAGCGCGGCGAGGGCCGTGTCGTCGGCGTTGGGCAGCGGCCGCGAACGCGAGCGCTCAGACCGGTCAGGGAGTTGCACAATGCCCCCGCGGCCGTCGCTCAAGCGCGCCCAGAAGGGGCGGGGTGACCACCCCGCTCACCCATCTGGCTGCCCCGCGTCGCCGGTCTCGACGAGCCCTGTCCGCCTGGAGGCGTCCGAGATAGTGACTGC
This genomic interval carries:
- a CDS encoding helix-turn-helix domain-containing protein, encoding MGRIVLEVTLPCPEVVPSAVATPMSRRRTAHLPVGRCNSRWHTTEGVMMDREELAGLPALLDVPEAARVLGIGRSLAYELVRRGEWPTAVLRVGRLIKIPSGPLVRLVENGVETATASASAVSALSPYRP